In Heterodontus francisci isolate sHetFra1 chromosome 46, sHetFra1.hap1, whole genome shotgun sequence, a single window of DNA contains:
- the LOC137357002 gene encoding tudor and KH domain-containing protein-like, which translates to MSSVGNPWSSLTAVQKAMLAIGVPASAVVVYILYRRFRESRDEPYVLVGDDQIAMDMRVPRDAVKIIIGRQGSTIKQLRKETGARIEVEDSEETGGYEGPAERVLTVVGSPVQVCKAKVAIHQLLADSMKITEELHVPHRAVGRIIGRGGESIREICRTTGAKIVCEKETSEQILDTRRSVKISGTKQEVASARALIVAKVEEEETFRQKLASSAARRRQRKHPIGARTEQVSPTHSGEGIAASPASEGGEWALDTSEDEVDHRTNPTITTEQEKEEGASEKDGQPGNHSSQVSKFEIPSPDFSFLPDEHLEVYVSASENPNHFWIQILGSRCLQLDNLTYEMSRYYRSCSGMREDFTPKLGDIVAAPFQGDSSWYRARVLSFLESGIADLYYVDYGDNGEIPIGKLQILRTDFLSLPFQAVECSLDEIQPVGEVWSDEAMNCFDCLTYCAEWKVLLARICSYSQSGDVTRPQVKLFDRTRDQNLDIGEELIRLGHATRCPQTPGATVGDGLGAGGKSTTTTLQALLNDVAGGLDGSLVSELCTRSPEEQLSTSWQTYSEPSLYGSEGVLMVKDEFL; encoded by the exons ATGTCGTCAGTGGGAAACCCATGGAGTAGCCTCACGGCAGTACAGAAGGCAATGTTGGCGATCGGGGTTCCAGCCAGCGCTGTGGTTGTGTATATATTGTACAGGAGGTTCCGGGAGAGTCGAG ATGAGCCCTATGTGCTGGTTGGGGATGATCAGATTGCCATGGACATGAGAGTCCCTCGAGATGCTGTGAAGATTATCATCGGGCGCCAGGGTTCCACTATAAAACAG CTGCGGAAGGAAACGGGCGCCCGCATCgaagtggaggacagtgaggagacaGGCGGGTACGAGGGGCCTGCGGAGCGAGTGCTGACCGTCGTCGGGTCGCCCGTGCAAGTGTGCAAGGCCAAGGTGGCCATCCACCAGCTTCTGGCCGACAGCATGAAGATAACGGAGGAGCTGCACGTCCCCCATCGAGCGGTGGGACGGATCATAG GTCGCGGAGGGGAGAGCATCCGTGAGATATGCCGGACCACGGGAGCGAAGATCGTGTGTGAGAAGGAGACCAGCGAGCAGATTCTGGATACGAGGCGCTCGGTCAAGATCAGTGGCACAAAGCAAGAGGTGGCTTCGGCCAGA GCCCTGATCGTGGcgaaggtggaggaggaggagaccttCCGCCAAAAGCTGGCCTCCTCGGCGGCCAGGAGGAGGCAGCGCAAGCATCCCATTGGTGCGCGGACGGAGCAGGTGTCGCCCACCCACTCCGGAGAGGGGATTGCAGCCTCGCCAGCGAGCGAGGGCGGAGAGTGGGCGCTGGACACCAGCGAGGACGAGGTGGATCACAGGACAAACCCCACCATCACCACGGAgcaggagaaggaagagggggcCTCCGAGAAAGACGGCCAGCCAGGAAACCACTCGAGCCAAGTGTCCAAATTTGAGA TTCCCAGCCCTGACTTCAGTTTCCTGCCGGACGAGCACTTGGAAGTTTACGTCTCTGCCTCGGAAAACCCGAATCACTTCTGGATCCAGATCCTGGGCTCCAGATGCTTACAGCTCGACAACCTGACCTACGAGATGTCTCGCTATTATAGAAGTTGCAGTGGTATG AGGGAGGACTTCACCCCGAAGCTGGGCGACATTGTGGCGGCTCCCTTCCAGGGTGACAGCTCTTGGTACCGGGCGCGAGTGCTGAGCTTCCTGGAGAGCGGGATCGCTGACCTCTACTACGTGGATTACGGCGACAACGGGGAGATTCCGATCGGGAAGCTGCAGATCCTGAG GACTGATTTCCTGAGTCTCCCGTTCCAGGCTGTCGAATGCAGCCTTGATGAAATCCAGCCAGTCG GGGAGGTGTGGTCGGATGAAGCGATGAATTGTTTTGACTGTCTCACCTACTGCGCCGAGTGGAAGGTTCTCCTCGCCAGGATCTGCAGCTACTCCCAGAGTGGGGACGTCACCAGGCCGCAGGTGAAGTTGTTCGACCGCACCCGTGACCAG AACCTCGACATTGGGGAAGAGCTAATCCGGCTGGGACACGCGACCCGCTGCCCTCAAACCCCGGGAGCCACGGTCGGAGACGGCCTGGGCGCGGGCGGAAAATCCACGACGACCACTCTTCAGGCGCTGCTG AATGACGTGGCTGGAGGACTGGATGGAAGCTTGGTTTCTGAACTGTGTACCAGGAGTCCAGAGGAGCAGCTATCTACCTCTTGGCAGACTTACTCAG AACCCTCCCTCTATGGCAGCGAAGGGGTGCTCATGGTCAAGGATGAGTTTTTATAG